The Neochlamydia sp. S13 genome has a segment encoding these proteins:
- a CDS encoding type III secretion system chaperone — protein MELEDLLLEYGRSKQLGRLQLDSSGLCTLLMNGHYLITFEKSLDQEGFYLYSSVGSLPLEKEGEVSLMALKGNLFGRETGRASLGYVEQTRSLVLFEYFDKNELNYPQFIQRFNQFVKYLFYWITKLKAFASQDSDKKAVVELRPTFHHSKKIFYA, from the coding sequence ATGGAGTTAGAAGATCTGCTGCTTGAATATGGGAGATCTAAACAATTAGGTAGACTTCAGCTTGATAGCTCAGGACTTTGCACGCTTTTAATGAATGGTCATTATCTTATCACATTTGAGAAATCTCTCGATCAGGAGGGGTTTTATCTCTATTCTAGCGTAGGTAGTCTTCCCTTAGAAAAAGAAGGGGAGGTAAGCTTAATGGCTTTAAAAGGCAATCTTTTCGGCAGAGAAACAGGACGAGCAAGCTTAGGGTATGTAGAACAAACGCGCTCTCTAGTTCTATTTGAATATTTTGATAAAAATGAGTTGAATTATCCTCAATTCATTCAAAGGTTTAATCAATTTGTGAAATATTTATTCTATTGGATAACTAAATTAAAAGCTTTTGCTTCACAAGATAGTGATAAAAAAGCAGTGGTAGAGCTTCGACCTACTTTCCATCATAGTAAAAAAATCTTTTATGCATAA